Proteins encoded within one genomic window of Vicinamibacterales bacterium:
- a CDS encoding serine hydrolase: protein MTNFRTVTLLTILAAATLAAQSASEERIRRIEAGLLPPVILKGQPLRTSRLEDRMRQLKIPGVSVAVFDKGTIEWTRAWGVADATSGQKVDPDTLFQAASLSKPVAAAAALALVAKGRMSLDADINTYLTTWKLPDNEFTAKQKVTLRHLLSHTGGVTVSGFRGYAANEAIPTPLQLLDGTKPANSAAVRVDIPVGTRYRYAGGGYSIVQLAIEEVTKKSFADAARELVLEPLGMRHSTYAQPLPAELHRSAATGHRASGEPVAGRWHIHPEQAAAGLWTTPEDLARFAIAIQQMAAGTAKTGIMSRELAAAMMQPVIDDYGLGLGISGTGRETRFGHGGSNVGFRCTFMAFKDSASGVAVMTNGDRGAEILQDIVRAVAREYGWPGLAPLERTLGSADPAAYKDFAGRYEIPIRSPPVVMVIETDGGKLYRGSGPSRVELLPESSATFFAMDSDMRVEFIRDPNGKVTEARVWQGGIERKATRR, encoded by the coding sequence ATGACGAACTTCCGCACGGTCACACTCCTGACGATCCTGGCCGCGGCCACCCTCGCCGCACAGAGCGCCAGCGAGGAGCGGATCCGCCGCATCGAAGCGGGCCTGCTGCCGCCGGTCATCCTCAAAGGGCAGCCGCTCCGCACTTCCAGACTGGAAGACCGGATGCGGCAGCTGAAGATCCCAGGGGTCAGCGTGGCGGTGTTCGACAAAGGCACGATTGAGTGGACCCGCGCGTGGGGAGTCGCCGACGCGACGAGCGGGCAGAAGGTCGATCCGGACACGCTCTTCCAGGCCGCCTCGCTGAGCAAGCCGGTCGCGGCCGCCGCCGCGCTGGCCCTGGTTGCGAAAGGCCGGATGTCGCTCGACGCCGACATCAACACGTATCTCACGACGTGGAAGCTGCCGGACAACGAGTTCACCGCGAAGCAGAAAGTCACGCTGCGGCATCTGCTCTCGCATACCGGCGGCGTGACGGTGTCCGGGTTCCGCGGCTACGCGGCCAACGAAGCCATCCCGACGCCGCTGCAGTTGCTGGACGGCACGAAGCCGGCGAACTCCGCGGCGGTGCGCGTCGACATCCCGGTCGGCACCCGCTATCGCTACGCCGGCGGCGGCTACTCGATCGTCCAGCTGGCGATTGAAGAGGTCACGAAGAAGTCCTTCGCCGATGCCGCGCGCGAGCTGGTGCTCGAACCGCTCGGGATGCGGCACAGCACCTACGCGCAGCCGCTGCCGGCGGAGCTGCACCGCAGCGCCGCGACCGGGCACCGGGCTTCCGGCGAGCCAGTCGCCGGACGCTGGCACATCCATCCGGAACAGGCTGCCGCCGGCCTGTGGACGACGCCGGAAGATCTGGCGCGGTTCGCGATCGCGATCCAGCAGATGGCGGCGGGAACGGCGAAGACGGGGATCATGTCGCGCGAGCTGGCGGCGGCCATGATGCAGCCGGTGATCGACGACTACGGTCTGGGCCTCGGCATCAGCGGAACCGGACGCGAGACGCGCTTCGGCCACGGCGGATCGAACGTCGGCTTCCGCTGCACGTTCATGGCCTTCAAAGACTCCGCCTCGGGGGTCGCCGTCATGACCAACGGCGATCGCGGCGCCGAGATCCTGCAGGACATCGTCCGCGCCGTGGCGCGCGAGTACGGATGGCCGGGGCTGGCGCCGCTCGAGCGCACGCTCGGCTCGGCCGACCCCGCCGCGTACAAGGACTTCGCCGGCAGGTACGAGATTCCGATCCGATCGCCGCCGGTGGTGATGGTGATCGAAACCGACGGCGGCAAGCTCTATCGCGGCAGCGGACCGTCACGCGTCGAGCTGCTCCCCGAGTCGTCGGCGACCTTTTTCGCGATGGACAGCGACATGCGCGTCGAGTTCATCCGCGACCCGAACGGCAAGGTCACCGAAGCGCGCGTGTGGCAGGGCGGCATCGAGCGGAAGGCGACGCGCCGGTAG
- a CDS encoding SRPBCC family protein, giving the protein MKAREQYVPGPADGAEVRKDGDRQWTLILVRQLRHPPRKVWQALTEPGQLREWAPFDADRRLEAGATVKLTTVGAPAPHVSDTTVTRADAPTLLEYTWGGYQMRWELEASGGGTRLTLWTSIDRRYISMGAAGWHICLDVLDHLLAGAPLGRIVGPDAMAFGGWQRLNAEYARQFGVDAPSWPAKGPQAERKPQ; this is encoded by the coding sequence ATGAAGGCGCGCGAGCAGTACGTGCCGGGTCCGGCGGACGGCGCGGAGGTGCGCAAGGACGGCGATCGGCAGTGGACGTTGATTCTCGTCCGGCAGCTGCGCCATCCGCCCAGGAAGGTCTGGCAGGCGCTCACCGAACCCGGGCAGCTGCGCGAGTGGGCGCCGTTCGACGCCGACCGCCGTCTCGAGGCGGGCGCGACCGTGAAGCTGACGACGGTGGGAGCGCCCGCGCCGCATGTCTCTGACACCACGGTGACTCGCGCCGATGCGCCGACGCTGCTCGAATACACGTGGGGCGGCTACCAGATGCGGTGGGAGCTCGAAGCCAGCGGCGGCGGCACGCGTCTCACGCTGTGGACCAGCATCGATCGGCGCTACATCTCGATGGGCGCGGCCGGCTGGCACATCTGCCTCGACGTGCTGGATCACCTCCTCGCCGGCGCGCCGCTCGGCCGCATCGTCGGTCCCGACGCGATGGCGTTCGGCGGCTGGCAGCGGCTGAACGCCGAGTACGCGCGGCAGTTCGGCGTCGACGCGCCGTCGTGGCCGGCGAAGGGGCCGCAGGCGGAAAGGAAGCCGCAGTGA
- a CDS encoding metalloregulator ArsR/SmtB family transcription factor, protein MESVFEVIAEPNRRAILGMLVASEQSVGDLERQLGMPQPTVSKHLRVLREAGFVDCTVDAQRRVYRLRPEPLQEVDAWLAPFRQFWSSHMDALERHLDRMKATRRSRRKTRRRR, encoded by the coding sequence ATGGAATCGGTGTTCGAGGTCATCGCCGAACCGAATCGCCGCGCGATCCTCGGCATGCTGGTGGCCTCGGAGCAGTCGGTGGGGGATCTCGAGCGTCAGCTCGGGATGCCGCAGCCGACGGTCTCGAAACACCTCCGCGTGCTGCGTGAGGCCGGGTTCGTCGACTGCACCGTCGATGCGCAGCGGCGGGTCTACCGGCTCAGGCCCGAACCGCTGCAGGAGGTGGACGCCTGGCTGGCGCCCTTCCGGCAGTTCTGGTCCTCACACATGGATGCGCTCGAGCGCCACCTCGATCGCATGAAGGCGACACGGCGTTCGAGGCGGAAGACGAGGAGGCGGCGATGA
- a CDS encoding protein kinase yields MDRRIAHYRLEQEIGRGGMGVVYRATDMTLQRPVAIKVLPGELTADADERRRLLREARAASSLNHPHIVTIHEVGEADGTAFIAMELVDGEPLDRVLARGPLPLPAALEYAAQVAAALAAAHERGIVHRDIKPGNVAITRDSRAKVLDFGLAKLTARAASEATASFATLPGTVVGTLAYMSPEQAEGRPVDARSDVFSLGAVLYEMLTGRRPFAHTSDLALVAAILRDDPPPIRTVNPAVPADVARIVDRALAKDPASRYRDAGELRAALAAALARTAQAHVPWWRRAGVLAPAALLLVAAVGVGAWQTIRIQRGRWAREVAVPEIERLEKTTRSLDAVRLARSAERYAPAEIARTRDAWLRLDITTDPDTAQVQIRNYLDAGGPWEPLGATPLRSYPLPQGLYRLRISKSGYDPRDIAYLPGRPPVQLAATGSAPPGMVHVPGGRVGLGVMPAVALQPFWLDTFEATNKAFKRFVDAGGYRDPKYWTQPFRDGARALTFDEAMARFRDQTGRPGPSTWELGSYVDGQDDLPVGGISWFEANAFAQFERKRLMTLYHWYYASGVDEIYSDMLRLSNFDAKGPVRVGSREAVGPWGAHDMAGNVKEWCLSAAGDNSLRYLVGGGWNESAYRFLEPEGRNPWERDATFGVRLMSAAEDAPDVSAPIARLSGDPATLVPVSDEQFAVIRGFYRYDRAPLEARTDAVDDGSPHWRKETVSFTGPTAAYRIPAFVFTPKNVKPPFQAVVFFPSSYAREIPSSASLDLVTFEFIVRSGRAVIYPVYEGTYERIRPLPPGSSAVRDRNITWAKEVFRAVDYLESRPDIDRSRIGYYSLSLGAFFGPIPVALEPRIKASVFAAGGLRFNAAPEIQTANFMPRVTSPVLLINGRDDFAVPADHRRRFLELLGTPPPHKQLIELEGGHVPIDSRRWYGEALAWFDRYLGAVR; encoded by the coding sequence ATGGACCGCCGGATCGCACATTACCGACTGGAGCAGGAGATCGGGCGCGGCGGGATGGGCGTCGTCTACCGCGCGACCGACATGACGCTCCAGCGGCCGGTCGCGATCAAAGTGCTGCCGGGCGAGCTGACCGCGGACGCGGACGAGCGCCGCCGCCTGCTGCGCGAGGCGCGCGCCGCATCCTCCCTCAACCATCCCCACATCGTCACCATCCATGAAGTCGGCGAAGCCGACGGGACGGCGTTCATCGCCATGGAGCTGGTGGATGGCGAGCCGCTCGACCGCGTGCTTGCGCGCGGGCCGCTGCCGCTGCCGGCCGCGCTCGAATACGCGGCGCAGGTCGCGGCCGCGCTCGCGGCGGCGCACGAGCGCGGCATCGTGCATCGCGACATCAAGCCCGGGAACGTCGCGATCACGCGCGACAGCCGCGCCAAGGTGCTCGACTTCGGCCTCGCCAAGCTGACCGCGCGGGCGGCATCCGAGGCGACCGCCAGTTTCGCCACGCTGCCCGGCACCGTCGTCGGCACGCTGGCCTACATGTCGCCGGAGCAGGCGGAAGGACGCCCCGTCGATGCGCGTTCGGACGTGTTCTCGCTCGGCGCCGTGCTCTACGAGATGCTCACCGGCCGGCGGCCGTTCGCGCATACGTCGGATCTCGCGCTGGTCGCGGCGATCCTGCGCGACGATCCGCCGCCGATCCGGACGGTGAATCCGGCCGTGCCGGCGGACGTCGCGCGCATCGTCGATCGCGCGCTCGCCAAAGATCCGGCGTCGCGCTACCGCGACGCCGGCGAGCTGCGCGCGGCGCTTGCCGCCGCGCTCGCGCGCACGGCGCAGGCGCACGTGCCGTGGTGGCGGCGCGCCGGCGTGCTGGCGCCGGCGGCGCTGCTGCTCGTCGCGGCGGTCGGCGTCGGCGCCTGGCAGACGATCAGGATCCAGCGCGGGCGCTGGGCGCGCGAAGTCGCGGTGCCCGAGATCGAGCGGCTGGAGAAGACGACGCGCTCGCTCGATGCGGTGCGTCTGGCACGCAGCGCCGAGCGCTACGCGCCGGCGGAGATCGCGCGCACCCGCGACGCGTGGCTGCGCCTCGACATCACGACCGATCCGGACACGGCGCAGGTGCAGATCCGCAACTATCTCGACGCCGGCGGCCCGTGGGAGCCGCTCGGCGCCACGCCGCTGCGCAGCTATCCGCTGCCGCAGGGGCTGTATCGGCTGCGCATCTCGAAGAGCGGCTACGATCCGCGCGACATCGCTTATCTTCCCGGCCGCCCGCCGGTGCAGCTCGCCGCGACCGGCAGCGCGCCGCCCGGCATGGTGCACGTTCCCGGCGGACGCGTCGGGCTCGGCGTCATGCCGGCCGTGGCGCTGCAGCCGTTCTGGCTCGACACGTTCGAGGCGACCAACAAGGCGTTCAAGCGATTCGTCGACGCCGGCGGCTACCGCGATCCGAAGTACTGGACGCAGCCGTTCCGCGACGGGGCGCGCGCGCTGACGTTCGACGAAGCGATGGCGCGCTTCCGCGATCAGACGGGACGCCCTGGTCCCTCGACGTGGGAGCTGGGGAGCTACGTCGACGGGCAGGACGATCTGCCGGTCGGCGGGATCAGCTGGTTCGAGGCCAACGCGTTCGCGCAGTTCGAGCGCAAGCGGCTGATGACGCTCTACCACTGGTACTACGCGTCCGGCGTCGACGAGATCTATTCCGACATGCTCCGCCTGAGCAACTTCGACGCGAAGGGCCCGGTCAGGGTCGGCTCGCGCGAGGCGGTCGGCCCGTGGGGCGCGCACGACATGGCGGGCAACGTCAAGGAGTGGTGTCTCAGCGCGGCCGGCGACAACAGCCTGCGCTACCTCGTCGGCGGCGGCTGGAACGAATCCGCCTACCGGTTCCTCGAGCCGGAAGGGCGGAATCCCTGGGAGCGCGACGCGACGTTCGGCGTGCGTCTGATGAGCGCCGCAGAGGATGCGCCGGATGTTTCGGCGCCGATCGCGCGTCTTTCCGGCGACCCCGCCACGCTGGTGCCGGTGTCGGACGAGCAGTTCGCGGTGATCCGCGGCTTCTACCGCTACGATCGGGCGCCGCTCGAGGCGCGGACCGACGCCGTGGACGACGGGTCGCCGCACTGGCGGAAGGAGACGGTCAGCTTCACCGGACCCACGGCGGCGTACCGGATCCCGGCGTTCGTGTTCACGCCGAAGAACGTCAAGCCGCCGTTCCAGGCGGTGGTGTTCTTCCCCAGCTCCTACGCGCGCGAGATCCCGTCGAGCGCGTCGCTCGATCTCGTCACGTTCGAGTTCATCGTCCGCAGCGGACGCGCGGTGATCTATCCGGTGTACGAGGGCACCTACGAACGCATCCGGCCGCTCCCGCCCGGCAGCAGTGCCGTCCGCGATCGCAACATCACGTGGGCGAAGGAAGTGTTCCGCGCGGTCGACTATCTGGAGTCGCGCCCCGACATCGATCGGAGCCGCATCGGCTACTACAGCCTGAGCCTCGGCGCGTTCTTCGGGCCCATCCCGGTGGCGCTGGAGCCGCGGATCAAGGCGTCGGTGTTCGCGGCCGGCGGCCTGCGCTTCAACGCCGCGCCGGAGATCCAGACGGCCAACTTCATGCCGCGCGTGACGTCGCCGGTGCTGCTGATCAACGGCAGGGACGACTTCGCGGTGCCGGCGGATCACCGCCGGCGGTTCCTCGAGCTGCTCGGCACTCCCCCGCCGCACAAGCAGCTGATCGAGCTGGAAGGGGGCCACGTGCCGATCGACTCGCGGCGCTGGTACGGGGAGGCGCTGGCGTGGTTCGACCGGTATCTGGGGGCGGTGAGATGA
- a CDS encoding dihydrofolate reductase family protein, protein MSKLRVHSFAISLDGYGAGPDQTREEPLGKNGESLHDWLVATRTFQRIVGKSGGTTGPDDDFAARGFENVGAWIMGRNMFGPVRGPWPDESWRGWWGETPPYHVPVFVLTHHARPPIEMKGGTVFHFITAGIEAALARAREAAGGRDIRIGGGAGTIRQYLAARLIDEMHFAVSPVLLGGGEPLLAGVNLPALGYEVTEHVPTPHATHVVVSRRSGE, encoded by the coding sequence ATGTCGAAGCTCCGGGTACACAGTTTTGCAATCTCGCTGGACGGCTACGGCGCCGGGCCGGATCAGACCCGCGAGGAGCCGCTCGGGAAGAACGGCGAGTCGCTTCACGACTGGCTCGTGGCGACGCGGACGTTTCAGCGGATCGTCGGCAAGAGCGGCGGGACCACGGGACCAGACGATGACTTCGCCGCGCGAGGCTTCGAGAACGTGGGCGCGTGGATCATGGGACGCAACATGTTCGGTCCGGTGCGCGGCCCGTGGCCCGACGAATCGTGGCGCGGCTGGTGGGGCGAGACGCCGCCGTACCACGTGCCGGTGTTCGTGCTCACGCACCACGCGCGTCCGCCGATCGAGATGAAGGGCGGAACGGTGTTTCATTTCATCACCGCCGGGATCGAAGCCGCGCTCGCGCGCGCCCGCGAGGCGGCGGGCGGCCGCGACATCCGTATTGGCGGCGGCGCCGGCACGATCCGGCAGTACCTCGCCGCGCGGTTGATCGACGAGATGCATTTCGCCGTGTCGCCGGTGCTGCTCGGCGGCGGCGAGCCGCTGCTGGCCGGCGTCAACCTGCCGGCGCTCGGGTACGAGGTGACGGAGCACGTGCCGACGCCGCACGCGACGCACGTCGTGGTCTCGAGACGCTCAGGGGAGTGA